A genomic region of Ptychodera flava strain L36383 unplaced genomic scaffold, AS_Pfla_20210202 Scaffold_48__1_contigs__length_985763_pilon, whole genome shotgun sequence contains the following coding sequences:
- the LOC139128310 gene encoding uncharacterized protein has protein sequence MSNAEKDKRCRRGHRSQMTKLTKKAEEIVTSDTPLQPSKIDSLKATIASMATKIQEIKALDEQTLNRIEDDDVHNREFIDSEADDYVIKVNEDLVRFEGFLQRLANPSTPADTSSPTPESTHVSQPPDSSQQTTRKVNLPKLTLTPFSGDILTWQSFKDGFDAAVHNDTSLSGVQKFQYLRAHLRDEAERAIQRLPLTNDHYLQAVDVLTKRYGKHQRLHEGAMATREANWNSEQFSNISRQYGGYIRGLNALGKSDDTFGDLLIPIILEKLPANVRKQISRDKGDEAWTLTSLRESIQREIEADRAGETTIDFQLDLTDQPPTSAAFLTTTRQKASKPQHCAFCKKTGHKPTDCTVVTDKTKRLEIVKRDKLCYNCFSGAHRVSDCKSKFKCHICKRKHHTAICTRETPKHPTATRDDVCTLVSSDVSRNSSVLLKTAIADIKARGSTMSESATLLFDDGSQRSFITERTARAIGIDFKNCDSEVINVSTLGATSMVYDQ, from the coding sequence ATGTCCAACGCAGAGAAAGACAAACGTTGCAGAAGGGGCCACCGCTCGCAGATGACCAAACTTACCAAAAAGGCTGAAGAAATCGTCACCTCCGATACTCCACTACAACCCAGCAAGATCGATTCGCTGAAAGCTACCATCGCGAGTATGGCGACGAAAATCCAGGAGATCAAAGCCTTAGATGAACAAACCCTCAACAGAATCGAAGACGACGACGTTCACAACAGAGAATTCATAGATTCTGAAGCAGACGACTACGTCATTAAAGTCAACGAGGACTTGGTGAGATTCGAGGGATTTCTACAACGCCTAGCAAATCCTTCAACCCCAGCCGACACCAGCAGTCCCACACCAGAGAGCACTCACGTAAGTCAACCCCCAGATTCCAGTCAACAAACGACAAGGAAAGTCAACTTGCCAAAGCTGACGCTGACTCCTTTCAGTGGTGACATTCTCACCTGGCAAAGTTTCAAGGATGGATTTGATGCTGCCGTCCACAACGATACAAGTCTAAGTGGTGTCCAAAAATTCCAATATTTGCGGGCACATCTCCGTGACGAAGCAGAACGAGCCATCCAAAGGTTACCACTGACCAACGACCACTACCTGCAAGCAGTCGACGTACTCACGAAAAGGTATGGTAAACATCAACGCTTACATGAAGGCGCTATGGCAACTCGAGAAGCCAACTGGAACTCAGAACAGTTTAGTAACATTTCACGACAATATGGAGGTTACATTCGCGGACTGAACGCACTCGGCAAATCAGATGACACTTTCGGAGATCTACTGATTCCGATAATCCTAGAGAAATTGCCTGCGAACGTTCGAAAACAGATCTCCAGAGACAAGGGAGATGAAGCTTGGACATTAACGAGTCTAAGAGAATCAATTCAACGAGAAATAGAAGCCGACAGAGCAGGTGAGACTACTATTGACTTCCAACTCGATCTTACCGATCAACCACCTACTTCCGCCGCCTTTCTGACAACGACTCGTCAGAAAGCATCGAAACCACAGCACTGTGCGTTTTGTAAGAAGACAGGGCATAAACCTACAGATTGCACGGTTGTCACCGACAAGACAAAACGACTAGAAATCGTCAAACGAGACAAACTGTGCTACAACTGCTTTAGTGGTGCTCATCGTGTTTCAGACTGCAAATCCAAATTCAAGTGCCACATCTGCAAGCGCAAACACCACACAGCAATATGCACCAGAGAGACACCAAAACACCCAACCGCAACGAGGGATGACGTTTGTACATTGGTATCGTCCGATGTCAGCCGAAATTCATCGGTGCTACTGAAGACTGCCATCGCAGACATCAAGGCTAGAGGATCAACGATGTCTGAATCGGCAACGCTGCTCTTTGACGACGGCTCGCAGAGAAGTTTCATCACTGAACGTACCGCTAGAGCAATTGGTATAGACTTTAAGAACTGTGACTCTGAAGTCATAAACGTCTCCACACTTGGAGCGACATCCATGGTTTACGATCAATGA